A region from the Bactrocera dorsalis isolate Fly_Bdor chromosome 1, ASM2337382v1, whole genome shotgun sequence genome encodes:
- the LOC105227214 gene encoding uncharacterized protein LOC105227214, whose amino-acid sequence MKVLFVLALLIAAAASLPQFGGFGGPGFGGGFGRPGYGGGFGRPGFGGPGFGGGPGFGGGPGFGGGPGFGGGPGFGGGPGFGGGPGFGGGPGYGGGFGGPGGFRRGGGGGSASSSSSASSSSSGGGGRGGASSSASASSSSSSFG is encoded by the coding sequence ATGAAAGTTCTATTTGTTTTGGCTCTGTTGATTGCAGCTGCTGCGTCTCTGCCACAATTTGGTGGCTTCGGTGGCCCTGGATTTGGTGGTGGATTCGGCCGTCCTGGTTATGGTGGCGGATTTGGTCGTCCCGGATTTGGTGGTCCTGGTTTCGGCGGAGGTCCCGGTTTTGGGGGCGGTCCAGGCTTTGGTGGCGGCCCAGGCTTTGGTGGCGGTCCAGGCTTTGGAGGCGGTCCAGGCTTTGGTGGTGGTCCAGGCTTCGGCGGTGGTCCCGGATATGGCGGTGGTTTCGGAGGTCCCGGTGGTTTCCGACGAGGTGGTGGTGGCGGCTCcgcttcatcatcatcatccgcAAGTTCTAGTTCGTCTGGTGGTGGCGGTAGAGGCGGTGCTTCGTCTTCAGCTTCAGCATCTTCGTCGTCATCGTCTTTCGGCTAA
- the LOC105227222 gene encoding uncharacterized protein LOC105227222, producing the protein MKLITILLATVAVACAMPNRGGGESNANAAAQANAGGGGGGGLGGGHHGRGGGHHGGAGFGGPGGHGGPGGHGGQGGYGGQGGFGGGFGGQGGYGGQGGFGGQGGYGGQGGFGGGFGGSSSSASASSSSSSSSYGGVSNAKAESSATSSGLASANGGGHASAYN; encoded by the coding sequence ATGAAATTGATCACTATACTTTTGGCTACAGTAGCTGTCGCTTGTGCCATGCCCAACAGAGGAGGTGGCGAATCTAATGCCAACGCTGCCGCACAGGCTAACGCTGGAGGCGGTGGAGGTGGTGGGCTAGGTGGAGGTCATCACGGGCGCGGCGGTGGTCACCACGGCGGCGCAGGATTTGGAGGTCCAGGTGGTCACGGTGGTCCAGGTGGTCACGGTGGTCAGGGTGGTTATGGCGGCCAGGGTGGTTTTGGAGGTGGCTTTGGTGGTCAAGGTGGTTATGGCGGTCAGGGTGGTTTCGGCGGTCAGGGTGGTTATGGTGGGCAAGGTGGTTTTGGAGGCGGCTTCGGTGGATCCAGTTCATCTGCTTCGGCCTCTTCTAGCTCGAGTTCGTCCAGTTATGGAGGTGTATCCAACGCTAAAGCAGAATCTTCTGCAACATCTTCAGGACTTGCTAGTGCAAACGGTGGTGGTCATGCCAGCGCTTacaattaa